A window of Quercus robur chromosome 12, dhQueRobu3.1, whole genome shotgun sequence genomic DNA:
CTTTTGGTTGTCGTTCCCACGGGCTGTGCCAATCTCTCTGACTTGGGAACTGAGATCTATATAGTCTTTTTACACTGTGCTTCAGAGTTCAGACTCTATCCCTGCAGTTACTTTTGCTCAGTTACTTTGACCATCCATCTTGATGCTCTGAGCTTAAAATGGAGCACCGAACCCCACCTCCTAAGATTGCACGTTTCACAAATACAGGTACTCATACTCAGCATTCCATCACAATTGTGCAATTATTCTGATgctttttgtttgattgttaaattttaatcactaattttttttttttgggtcttaaCCGTAGGGATTGGACCAACTAGTTGTGATAATTCTTGGGACATGAATACCATTGGATTTGGATCAAACGGAGCTGATGGCTCAACTCCAGTTGGGCTTAATCTTGAGCTTGGACGTGGGTCTGGACACAGCACAAAATCGCGTGTTTTCACCATTTTTCAGCTGCAGGAGTTACAGCTTCAAGCACTCATTTACAAGTACATCGAAGCTGGGCTTCCCGTGccacatcatcttcttctccctATATGGAAGAGTGTTGCTAACGTATTTGGTGGTTTCAATGATGGGGTGCCTCTAGGCTACACTAGCTGTAAGTACCTCAAATCATCACCCTTCTGTCTCATTGATGACATTCTAAATgggattttttaagtttcaatatCTCTAATATTCTTCAATTTGCTTAATGTCCATGAGATTTGAATTGGGttggtttatttgtttatttatttttgttaaaatgttCTTTGCCCCCAGTTCTGGGGCCTAGCCCCTTGTCTTGGGACCATAGAATGGGCATGGATCCTGATCCAGAGGCTGGGAGATGTAGAAGAACAGATGGGAAGAAATGGAGGTGTAGCAAGGAAGTTGTTCCACATAAAAAGTACTGTGAGAGGCACATGCAAAGAGGTCGTCAGCGTTCAAGAAAGCTTGTGGAACCTGCTCAACCTACTACTTGGGATGCTTCTAGCTCAAACACCAACCTCTCTATTTCACTCTCTGTGAATAGCAGTGGCAGCAGTAGAAGCAGCAGTAATTTCTCTCCAAGATTGGGGTTCTCTCCTGAGAGTGTTATTCATGGAGGTAGGTACTCAGAAAACATTGCTCTGTAAGTATTGAGAAGTGCCTTTTTTGGGGTAGGTGTGTTCCAAAATTTAGTTTGGGGTTTACATGTTTTCTCAACGAGTGGTGTGCTTGGTCGGTGAATTGTTTCAGATAGATGAAACAGTTTTGACATAGGTGCTGTTGTTTAGCGAAGGGATGAAAAAACTCATGGGCTCCACCTTTAATCAGCTTCAGCCTTGGGACAAGAATGTTTGTTGcttattaatttttggtttttgctttatctaatctttttatatgtttgaAAATTCTATGGAGCAAAAGCCCTAGTTCAaattttatagtatttataaaaaaaaattaaaattaaaattaaaatttttgccaCTTTTGTGTGCTATAAACTAGGCCAATTTTGTCGAGAATTGGATGTTTAGCTCGACAATAAATATAACATGTTCAAGTTCAAGTACATTATTATACCAGTATTAAGCATAT
This region includes:
- the LOC126709926 gene encoding growth-regulating factor 10-like → MEHRTPPPKIARFTNTGIGPTSCDNSWDMNTIGFGSNGADGSTPVGLNLELGRGSGHSTKSRVFTIFQLQELQLQALIYKYIEAGLPVPHHLLLPIWKSVANVFGGFNDGVPLGYTSFLGPSPLSWDHRMGMDPDPEAGRCRRTDGKKWRCSKEVVPHKKYCERHMQRGRQRSRKLVEPAQPTTWDASSSNTNLSISLSVNSSGSSRSSSNFSPRLGFSPESVIHGGRYSENIAL